A region from the Hymenobacter siberiensis genome encodes:
- a CDS encoding MBL fold metallo-hydrolase, protein MPTPRVTFRPVLTGLAFLACALGACTAVRNQPALDLERVAWQHGAADCAGQTDPAIQVVRYDAQTWILRQNKCLNYEAPFLFLFVGEQRALLLDTGATADSVAFPLYRTVRQLLQSGETAHGHPLELVVAHTHNHSDHRAADAQFRGQPHVRLVGLEADQVQQFFGLPAWPLQSAVFELGHRALEIIPIPGHQAASIAVYDPATRLLFTGDTVYPGRLYVQDWPAFQASIQRLVTFAAHHKVTYVVGNHIEMSRTPGLDYPTGTTFQPDEHALPLHVAELRALNRDLQALGKQPARRVKDAFIIEPK, encoded by the coding sequence CCGCGTTACCTTCCGCCCTGTACTGACCGGCCTCGCCTTTTTGGCTTGCGCGCTTGGGGCCTGCACGGCCGTCCGAAATCAACCCGCCCTCGACCTGGAGCGCGTCGCCTGGCAGCACGGGGCCGCCGACTGTGCTGGTCAGACCGACCCCGCCATTCAGGTGGTGCGCTACGATGCGCAGACCTGGATTTTGCGGCAAAACAAATGCCTGAACTACGAGGCGCCTTTTCTATTTCTGTTCGTGGGCGAGCAACGGGCCTTGCTGCTGGACACCGGGGCCACGGCTGATTCCGTGGCCTTCCCGCTCTACCGCACGGTGCGGCAACTGCTGCAAAGCGGGGAAACGGCGCACGGCCATCCCTTGGAGCTCGTCGTCGCGCACACCCACAACCACAGCGACCACCGGGCCGCCGATGCGCAGTTTCGCGGCCAGCCCCACGTGCGCCTTGTGGGCCTGGAAGCCGACCAGGTGCAGCAATTCTTCGGCCTGCCGGCCTGGCCCCTGCAATCCGCCGTGTTTGAGCTGGGCCACCGGGCGCTGGAAATCATTCCGATTCCGGGCCACCAGGCGGCCTCCATTGCCGTCTACGACCCCGCTACGCGCCTGCTCTTCACCGGGGACACGGTGTATCCGGGCCGGCTGTACGTGCAGGACTGGCCGGCCTTTCAGGCGAGCATCCAGCGCCTGGTAACCTTTGCCGCCCACCACAAGGTAACCTACGTGGTGGGCAACCACATTGAGATGAGCCGCACGCCCGGCCTCGACTACCCCACTGGCACCACCTTTCAGCCCGATGAGCACGCGCTGCCGTTGCACGTGGCCGAATTGCGAGCGCTCAACCGGGACTTGCAAGCCCTCGGCAAGCAGCCCGCCCGACGAGTGAAGGACGCCTTTATCATCGAGCCGAAGTAA